A single genomic interval of Nostoc commune NIES-4072 harbors:
- a CDS encoding M48 family metallopeptidase yields the protein MSFFKTPLIGLKADSFRHPLDLEATKTLKQIPGIDMLVRNWLGPMAEQVFYVENIASSILVGEKQLPDLYKLLLDACKILDIEPPQLYVRQHPAPNAYTFAVRGKQPFVVLHTSLIDILTPEEIQAVIAHELGHLKCDHSVYLTPVNLLILAAAIVPNVGTFVAQAIQAQLLEWVRCAEFTCDRAALLATQDPKVVMSVLMKLAGGSPTLAPQLNLDAFVDQARAYDDISKTELGEMVKAARTAQLTHPVPVLRAREIDRWASSTEYQSLIQNHGLKSTSNEVAPKGGWRNW from the coding sequence ATGTCCTTCTTTAAAACCCCGCTAATTGGTTTAAAAGCTGACTCATTTCGTCATCCATTAGACCTGGAAGCTACCAAAACGCTCAAGCAAATACCAGGCATAGATATGTTGGTGCGAAATTGGCTTGGGCCAATGGCAGAGCAGGTTTTTTATGTGGAAAATATTGCCTCCAGCATTCTGGTGGGTGAAAAGCAACTGCCCGATTTATACAAGCTGTTGTTAGATGCCTGTAAAATCCTGGATATAGAGCCTCCCCAGTTGTACGTCCGGCAACATCCGGCTCCCAACGCCTATACTTTTGCTGTGCGGGGTAAGCAGCCGTTTGTTGTATTACACACATCCCTGATTGATATCCTCACACCAGAGGAAATACAGGCAGTAATTGCCCATGAGTTGGGGCATCTCAAGTGTGACCATAGCGTTTACTTAACCCCTGTAAATTTATTAATATTAGCTGCGGCGATTGTGCCCAATGTCGGAACCTTCGTTGCTCAAGCGATACAGGCACAACTTTTAGAATGGGTACGCTGTGCTGAGTTTACCTGCGATCGCGCCGCATTACTAGCAACCCAAGACCCCAAAGTTGTCATGTCAGTATTGATGAAGCTGGCAGGTGGTTCCCCCACCTTAGCGCCACAACTTAATCTTGATGCCTTTGTTGACCAAGCCCGCGCTTACGATGATATTAGCAAGACCGAACTAGGTGAAATGGTCAAAGCTGCCCGCACAGCCCAATTAACCCATCCAGTGCCAGTGCTACGGGCGCGAGAAATTGACCGTTGGGCAAGCAGTACAGAATACCAATCTTTAATCCAAAATCATGGACTGAAGTCTACAAGTAATGAAGTTGCACCCAAAGGTGGATGGCGAAACTGGTAG
- the murA gene encoding UDP-N-acetylglucosamine 1-carboxyvinyltransferase, which produces MNPSTSLPDVKIAPEADSSVLQIWGGHPLRGHVKISGAKNAALVIMAGALLCPGDCRIRNVPLLADVERMGQVLSALGVTLTRQGDILDINASEIKTSKAPYELVTQLRASFFAIGAILARLGVAQMPLPGGCAIGARPVDLHVRGLQAMGAEVQIEHGICNAYVPGNSRRLKGAKIYLDIASVGATENLMMAATLAEGETIIENAAREPEVVDLANFCNAMGAKIKGAGTSRIIIEGVPKLHSVDYSIIPDRIEAGTFLLAAAITRSELLLSPVAPEHLIPVIAKLRDIGVTIIEDKPEHLRILPAETLKATDIETQYHPGFPTDMQAPFMSLLTLAEGDSVINESVFENRLRHASELNRLGADIRVKGNAAFVRGVPKLSGAPVLGTDLRASAALVIAGLAAEGKTTIQGLQHLDRGYDRLDVKLQQLGAKILRVGEPSADSEIAPIISSLSS; this is translated from the coding sequence ATCAATCCTTCTACCAGCTTACCAGATGTCAAAATTGCTCCAGAAGCAGACTCCTCAGTCTTGCAAATTTGGGGTGGGCATCCTTTGCGAGGTCATGTGAAAATTAGCGGGGCAAAAAATGCAGCACTGGTAATCATGGCTGGAGCCTTGCTGTGTCCGGGCGATTGTCGTATCCGCAATGTCCCCTTATTGGCGGATGTAGAGCGGATGGGTCAGGTATTATCGGCTTTGGGTGTAACTTTAACGCGGCAAGGCGATATTTTAGACATTAACGCCAGCGAAATTAAAACATCAAAAGCTCCCTACGAACTAGTTACCCAACTGAGGGCGAGTTTCTTCGCCATTGGTGCCATTCTGGCAAGATTGGGAGTAGCGCAGATGCCGTTACCTGGTGGTTGCGCTATTGGGGCAAGACCAGTTGACTTGCATGTTCGAGGATTGCAAGCAATGGGAGCGGAAGTACAAATTGAGCATGGCATTTGTAATGCCTACGTCCCTGGCAACAGCCGGAGATTAAAAGGTGCGAAGATTTACTTAGATATCGCCAGTGTCGGAGCTACGGAAAATTTGATGATGGCGGCTACCCTAGCAGAGGGCGAAACGATCATCGAAAATGCTGCCAGAGAACCAGAAGTAGTTGATTTAGCTAACTTCTGTAACGCGATGGGAGCGAAGATTAAGGGCGCGGGGACTAGCAGAATTATTATCGAAGGAGTCCCTAAGTTGCATTCTGTTGACTACAGTATCATTCCCGATCGCATTGAGGCCGGGACGTTTTTGCTAGCAGCAGCAATTACCCGTTCCGAACTTCTGCTCTCGCCAGTGGCTCCAGAACACCTTATACCAGTGATTGCCAAGCTGCGGGATATTGGGGTAACGATAATTGAGGACAAGCCTGAACACTTACGTATTCTACCGGCGGAAACTCTCAAGGCAACGGATATTGAAACTCAATATCATCCAGGTTTTCCCACAGATATGCAAGCGCCGTTCATGTCTTTGCTGACATTGGCCGAAGGCGACAGCGTAATTAACGAATCTGTCTTTGAAAATCGCTTGCGTCATGCCTCAGAGTTAAATCGCTTGGGAGCAGATATTCGTGTCAAAGGCAACGCTGCATTCGTTCGGGGAGTACCGAAATTGTCTGGCGCACCAGTATTAGGTACAGACTTACGAGCATCGGCAGCGTTAGTCATAGCAGGGCTAGCGGCAGAAGGAAAAACCACAATTCAAGGATTACAGCACCTCGATCGCGGCTATGATCGACTTGATGTGAAGTTGCAGCAATTGGGCGCTAAAATCCTCCGCGTGGGCGAACCATCAGCAGATTCAGAAATCGCTCCCATTATCAGTAGCCTTTCAAGTTGA
- a CDS encoding TrmH family RNA methyltransferase, which produces MLTSLQNSLVKQIRKLHSTKERHKQQLFLLEGTHLLEEACAVNYPLETVCCTPDWQANHSSLWEEACSRCDRSEIVSKEILDAIATTVQPDGVVATAKRSEYQTQLPFTGIILALETVQDPGNLGTMIRAAAAAGASGLWVSADSVDLDSPKVLRASAGQWFRLPTAVSEDLKATVQQSQQAGMQVVATLPSATLTYWEVDWRKPSLILLGNEGAGLSAELAAIADRQVKIPLSPGVESLNVAIAAALMLYEARRQMSQELGVSS; this is translated from the coding sequence GTGTTGACCAGTTTACAAAATTCCCTAGTCAAGCAAATCCGCAAACTCCACTCCACCAAGGAGCGGCACAAACAGCAGTTATTTTTACTAGAAGGGACACACCTATTAGAAGAAGCTTGTGCGGTGAATTACCCACTTGAAACAGTGTGTTGTACTCCAGATTGGCAAGCAAATCACTCCTCACTCTGGGAAGAAGCTTGTAGCCGATGCGATCGCTCCGAAATCGTCAGTAAAGAAATCTTGGATGCGATCGCTACCACAGTCCAACCGGATGGTGTAGTTGCAACGGCAAAACGAAGCGAATACCAAACTCAACTACCATTTACTGGTATAATTCTGGCTTTAGAAACAGTGCAAGATCCCGGCAACCTGGGTACGATGATCCGCGCTGCTGCTGCTGCTGGAGCATCAGGATTGTGGGTAAGTGCAGATAGTGTAGATTTAGACAGCCCCAAAGTTCTCCGGGCTTCAGCAGGGCAATGGTTTCGCCTACCAACGGCTGTAAGCGAAGATTTAAAAGCCACAGTACAACAAAGTCAGCAGGCAGGAATGCAGGTAGTGGCAACCTTACCCAGTGCGACTTTAACTTATTGGGAGGTGGACTGGCGCAAACCCAGTCTGATTTTACTGGGAAATGAGGGTGCTGGATTGTCGGCAGAATTAGCAGCGATCGCAGACAGGCAAGTAAAAATTCCTTTGAGTCCTGGGGTGGAATCATTGAATGTAGCGATCGCAGCTGCTTTAATGTTGTACGAAGCTCGGCGTCAAATGAGTCAAGAGTTAGGAGTTAGTAGTTAA
- a CDS encoding S-layer protein — protein MNCKLLATVVVLATTSFITPVKSQEPSTDTPAKSNQVLNACVQNQAETLPNPFTDVPSDHWAFKAVMTMHDCGAFRKATPPALFYKLQPTNSQQQRQKEPQFQK, from the coding sequence ATGAACTGCAAACTTCTGGCAACAGTCGTAGTGCTAGCTACTACTAGCTTTATTACTCCTGTTAAATCTCAAGAACCTAGTACCGACACTCCAGCAAAATCGAATCAAGTTTTGAATGCTTGTGTTCAGAATCAAGCAGAAACTTTACCGAATCCCTTTACTGATGTGCCATCAGACCATTGGGCTTTTAAAGCGGTTATGACTATGCACGACTGCGGTGCATTCCGCAAAGCTACGCCACCAGCTTTATTTTACAAACTGCAACCAACAAATAGCCAGCAGCAACGACAGAAAGAACCACAGTTTCAAAAATAG
- a CDS encoding Uma2 family endonuclease, which translates to MILQAKNQLTLQEFLNLSPGEGDITYELVDGQAIPKMSPKFFHAKLTRVLLNLIEQWCEGKGEVCPEWAVALTRRGRHWMPIPDILYISNERLPANWDEDEACPVPPDLVIEIISPGQTFGQMAAKAKDYLDAKVLRVWVVDSKARSITVFYPDAAPQTYMGEELFKDSLFEGLEFTVEQVFQKAKIPLDTE; encoded by the coding sequence ATGATACTCCAAGCCAAAAATCAATTAACCTTGCAAGAGTTCTTAAACCTTTCACCAGGTGAGGGAGATATAACTTATGAACTTGTTGATGGTCAAGCAATTCCTAAAATGTCACCAAAATTTTTTCACGCAAAACTTACCCGCGTCCTTTTAAATTTGATTGAGCAGTGGTGTGAGGGGAAAGGAGAAGTTTGCCCGGAATGGGCTGTTGCATTAACCCGTCGGGGGCGACATTGGATGCCAATTCCAGATATTTTATACATCTCTAATGAACGTTTACCTGCCAACTGGGACGAAGACGAAGCTTGTCCTGTTCCTCCTGATTTGGTGATTGAGATTATTTCACCAGGACAAACCTTTGGACAAATGGCAGCTAAAGCCAAAGACTATTTAGATGCTAAGGTGCTACGGGTGTGGGTGGTAGATAGTAAAGCCAGAAGCATTACTGTTTTTTATCCAGATGCAGCCCCACAAACTTATATGGGAGAAGAATTATTTAAAGATTCTTTGTTTGAGGGATTGGAATTTACTGTTGAGCAGGTGTTTCAAAAGGCGAAAATACCATTAGATACCGAATAG
- the aroB gene encoding 3-dehydroquinate synthase, producing MTSVINVNLPEQSYEIAIPPVSYANAPSSLDQLGQQMASLKLGKKVLLVSNPTIFKHFGERAIASLTSAGFDVASCTLPPGERYKTLNSIQKLYDIALENRLERSSTMVALGGGVIGDMTGFAAATWLRGINVVQVPTTLLAMVDSAIGGKTGVNHPHGKNLIGAFHQPRLVLIDPDVLKTLPMREFRAGMAEVIKYGVIWDAELFAQLEASKRLDQLRYVKPDLIHTILVRSCQAKADVVSKDEKEGGLRAILNYGHTIGHAVESLTGYRLVNHGEAVAIGMVAAGQIAVELGMWQNVDTERQNALIQKAGLPTQLPTGVDIEAIIDALQLDKKVKAGKVRFVLPTEIGVVTVTDEVPSDIIRQVLRGM from the coding sequence ATGACTTCTGTAATTAATGTAAATTTACCAGAGCAGTCTTATGAGATTGCGATACCTCCGGTGAGCTACGCTAACGCACCTTCGAGTTTAGATCAACTAGGTCAACAGATGGCGAGTCTCAAGCTAGGCAAGAAGGTATTGCTGGTTTCTAATCCTACTATTTTTAAGCATTTTGGGGAAAGAGCGATCGCATCCCTAACATCTGCTGGATTTGATGTAGCTAGCTGCACCCTACCACCAGGGGAACGCTACAAAACCCTCAATTCCATCCAAAAACTTTACGATATCGCCTTAGAAAACCGCCTGGAACGTTCTTCTACTATGGTAGCTTTGGGCGGAGGTGTAATTGGCGATATGACTGGCTTTGCAGCCGCAACTTGGCTGCGCGGCATTAATGTTGTCCAAGTTCCTACCACTCTCTTAGCGATGGTAGATTCGGCAATTGGTGGCAAAACTGGCGTGAATCATCCCCACGGCAAAAACTTGATTGGGGCATTCCATCAACCGCGCTTAGTTTTGATTGACCCAGATGTGTTAAAAACTCTTCCTATGCGCGAGTTTCGCGCCGGAATGGCAGAAGTTATTAAATATGGTGTAATTTGGGATGCTGAATTGTTTGCCCAGTTGGAAGCAAGTAAACGCCTCGATCAACTCCGCTATGTAAAACCTGATCTGATACATACCATCTTAGTGCGGTCTTGTCAAGCTAAAGCTGATGTTGTTAGCAAAGATGAGAAAGAAGGCGGATTGCGGGCGATTCTCAACTATGGACATACTATCGGTCATGCAGTGGAAAGTTTGACTGGTTATCGTCTAGTAAATCATGGTGAAGCGGTGGCCATTGGCATGGTAGCAGCCGGTCAAATTGCTGTGGAATTGGGAATGTGGCAAAATGTTGACACAGAACGTCAAAATGCTTTAATTCAAAAAGCAGGTTTACCAACTCAGTTACCAACTGGGGTAGATATTGAAGCAATTATCGACGCATTGCAGTTAGATAAGAAAGTTAAAGCGGGGAAAGTACGGTTCGTTTTACCAACAGAGATTGGTGTAGTAACAGTTACCGATGAAGTGCCATCGGATATTATTCGGCAAGTTTTGCGGGGAATGTGA
- the petL gene encoding cytochrome b6-f complex subunit PetL — MFAIAAYIGFLALFFGLAVGLLFGLRTAKII; from the coding sequence ATGTTTGCGATTGCAGCTTATATCGGCTTTTTAGCTTTGTTCTTTGGTTTGGCTGTCGGTCTGCTATTCGGTCTGCGGACTGCCAAGATAATTTAA